From a single Cyclobacterium marinum DSM 745 genomic region:
- a CDS encoding fibronectin type III domain-containing protein yields the protein MKSQSKKVNIFICFLSLLVFYAATLSAQEEPSGIYLTWEKDPTSTMTIDWHLKTNATQTLFYRKKGDENWMKKTGNVSDFPFSDRKIHRVFLSGLSADQAYEVKFGAYERVYYFKTMPKDISRNPIKFAIGGDTMHDQKVMEKTNLQVLPYNPDFIIIGGDLAYANGDGKNVKRWYAWFEAVKNTLIHEDGRMIPIMLGIGNHEVKSGFDAESIPEHLKEEKRKESAPFYYNLFAFPGQPGYGVLEFGKYLSFLFLDSDHTNAIDGPQKDWLARELALQKEKNTTHVMAIYHVPAYPSARSFTGRTQSMIRKHWVPLFEKSTMNLAFENHDHAYKRTYPIKNNNVDEDGIVYIGDGSWGTRPRTVHDAASTWYLETSQSVRAFTLVTLQGKSFNIITVDEDGNIIDSYPNNPLIKP from the coding sequence ATGAAATCACAAAGTAAAAAAGTTAACATTTTTATTTGCTTTTTATCACTCCTGGTTTTTTATGCGGCCACTTTAAGTGCTCAGGAAGAACCCAGTGGAATTTATTTGACCTGGGAAAAAGATCCCACCAGTACAATGACAATTGATTGGCATCTAAAAACCAATGCTACGCAAACTTTATTTTATCGCAAAAAGGGAGATGAAAATTGGATGAAGAAAACCGGAAATGTATCTGATTTCCCATTTTCTGATCGTAAGATCCATCGGGTTTTTCTTTCAGGTCTGTCGGCAGACCAAGCGTATGAGGTTAAGTTTGGCGCTTACGAAAGAGTTTATTACTTTAAAACCATGCCCAAGGATATTTCCAGAAACCCGATCAAGTTTGCAATAGGGGGAGATACCATGCATGACCAAAAGGTAATGGAAAAAACCAATCTTCAAGTTTTACCATACAATCCTGATTTTATAATAATAGGTGGTGATCTGGCATATGCCAATGGTGATGGGAAAAATGTAAAAAGGTGGTATGCTTGGTTTGAAGCAGTGAAAAACACATTGATACATGAAGATGGACGTATGATACCCATCATGCTCGGGATAGGTAACCATGAAGTTAAAAGTGGTTTTGATGCAGAGTCTATCCCTGAGCATTTGAAGGAAGAAAAGAGAAAAGAAAGCGCACCATTTTATTATAATCTTTTTGCTTTTCCGGGGCAACCGGGTTATGGGGTGCTTGAATTTGGTAAATACCTTAGTTTTCTCTTTCTTGATTCAGACCATACGAATGCCATTGATGGTCCACAAAAAGATTGGCTTGCCCGAGAATTGGCCCTTCAGAAAGAAAAAAACACCACCCACGTAATGGCCATTTATCATGTTCCGGCTTACCCTTCTGCCAGATCTTTTACAGGGAGAACCCAGTCGATGATTCGAAAACATTGGGTGCCTTTATTTGAAAAGTCCACTATGAACTTGGCGTTTGAGAATCACGACCATGCCTATAAACGAACCTACCCAATAAAAAACAATAATGTGGATGAGGACGGAATCGTCTATATAGGGGATGGGTCCTGGGGAACCAGACCGCGTACTGTTCATGATGCAGCAAGTACTTGGTATTTAGAAACTTCCCAGTCCGTGAGGGCATTTACCCTTGTAACCCTTCAGGGCAAAAGCTTTAACATAATTACAGTAGATGAGGATGGAAACATCATCGACAGTTATCCAAATAATCCATTGATAAAACCATGA
- a CDS encoding sialidase family protein gives MKNYRELLSYSFLLSLLIITAACSGENKTEAVEEKDEAVVQEAKLTTEEYEHIFGEDRPFAQCHASTITGLGDGNYLAAWFAGSHEKHNDVGIWVSKGKAGDWSEPELLVKVRNEPHWNPVLFNAPDGKVYLYFKVGKEIDYWETWVQYTEDGGETWSEARELVPGDKGGRGPVRNHMLVLSDGTWLAPASDEKNKVWTVFVDRSEDGGKTWTATEKLDMDRSVITGEGVIQPALWESKPGHVHMLMRSSSGNICRSDSEDYGKTWSKVTEIELPNNNSGIDVAHIEGEKIALIYNPVAENWGDRFPISIAVSEDNGKTWPLKFEIEKGEGDDELSYPAMFYEDGHLVACYTWNRETVAFWKGKLEGI, from the coding sequence ATGAAAAATTACCGAGAATTACTAAGCTATTCTTTTTTATTATCGCTATTGATAATCACTGCGGCTTGCAGTGGAGAAAATAAAACCGAAGCGGTTGAAGAAAAGGACGAAGCAGTTGTCCAAGAGGCAAAGCTTACTACAGAGGAATATGAGCATATTTTTGGTGAGGATAGACCCTTTGCCCAGTGTCATGCTTCTACCATTACCGGTCTAGGTGATGGGAATTATTTGGCTGCATGGTTTGCAGGCTCTCATGAAAAACACAATGATGTAGGGATTTGGGTCTCTAAAGGAAAAGCCGGTGATTGGAGCGAGCCTGAATTACTGGTAAAAGTAAGAAATGAACCACACTGGAATCCAGTATTGTTCAATGCACCTGATGGTAAGGTTTATTTGTATTTTAAAGTTGGAAAGGAAATAGACTATTGGGAAACTTGGGTTCAATACACTGAAGATGGAGGAGAGACTTGGTCTGAAGCAAGGGAATTGGTTCCGGGAGATAAAGGAGGCCGAGGTCCTGTGAGAAACCATATGCTGGTTTTATCAGACGGTACTTGGTTGGCTCCTGCCTCAGATGAGAAAAACAAAGTATGGACAGTATTTGTTGACAGGTCTGAAGATGGTGGGAAAACGTGGACGGCTACAGAAAAGCTTGATATGGACCGCTCAGTAATTACGGGAGAAGGAGTGATTCAACCTGCATTATGGGAGTCAAAACCCGGTCATGTGCACATGCTGATGCGTAGCAGTTCCGGAAATATCTGTAGGTCAGACTCTGAGGATTATGGAAAAACTTGGTCTAAGGTTACAGAAATTGAATTGCCCAATAACAACAGCGGGATAGACGTTGCTCATATAGAAGGGGAGAAAATTGCTTTGATCTATAACCCTGTTGCTGAAAATTGGGGTGATAGGTTCCCAATCTCTATTGCTGTTTCTGAAGACAATGGTAAAACCTGGCCTTTGAAATTTGAGATAGAAAAGGGAGAGGGTGATGATGAGCTTTCTTATCCTGCCATGTTTTATGAAGATGGTCACTTGGTTGCCTGTTATACTTGGAACCGAGAAACGGTTGCTTTTTGGAAAGGTAAACTGGAAGGGATTTAA
- a CDS encoding polysaccharide deacetylase family protein, with protein MRILFSSLLLLLLYSQAVLSQQEMTYAEKLGFPKGKKVVIFHVDDAGMSFESNEGARKSIHEGVATSCSIMMPCPWAASFVKDAKIDAMDAGLHLTLTSEWKHYRWPPLAGKAAVPGLVDEEGAMWSSVAEVVANASPDEVEIEIRAQIDRALTLGLKPTHMDSHMGTLFYHPPFLERYIKVGIEYGIPVMFPGGNNKLLGISMNSNLIKQLKRQGKYKEGMKLPNNPIMERTPLVARQLWEAGLPVLDDLHTTSGNWSPEYEVSDKELGAYKVEKCKELLKLMEPGLAMVIVHSNGDRNTFDRISGSGKSRYADMLAMTSPELRKFIEDEGIILTTWAEVMDRRKKVK; from the coding sequence ATGCGAATTTTATTTAGTAGCTTACTCTTACTATTGCTGTATAGCCAAGCAGTTTTAAGCCAACAAGAAATGACTTACGCTGAAAAATTGGGTTTTCCTAAAGGGAAGAAAGTAGTTATCTTTCATGTAGATGACGCGGGAATGTCCTTTGAATCAAATGAAGGGGCAAGAAAATCCATACATGAGGGCGTAGCTACTTCTTGTAGTATCATGATGCCTTGCCCTTGGGCTGCTAGTTTTGTAAAAGATGCGAAGATAGACGCAATGGATGCAGGGCTTCATTTAACACTTACCTCTGAGTGGAAACATTACCGATGGCCTCCGCTAGCAGGTAAGGCGGCTGTACCTGGTTTGGTAGATGAAGAAGGGGCAATGTGGTCTTCTGTAGCCGAAGTGGTAGCGAATGCCAGCCCTGATGAGGTAGAAATAGAAATCCGTGCCCAAATCGATCGGGCATTAACTCTAGGATTGAAACCAACCCATATGGATAGTCATATGGGAACCCTATTTTATCACCCTCCCTTTCTTGAACGGTACATAAAAGTGGGGATAGAATATGGTATTCCGGTTATGTTTCCTGGTGGGAACAATAAGCTGCTTGGGATTTCTATGAACAGCAACTTGATCAAACAACTCAAAAGACAAGGGAAATACAAAGAAGGCATGAAATTGCCCAATAATCCTATTATGGAAAGAACTCCCTTGGTAGCCAGACAATTGTGGGAGGCAGGCTTGCCGGTTTTGGATGACCTACATACCACAAGTGGAAACTGGTCACCAGAATATGAAGTAAGTGATAAGGAGTTAGGGGCATATAAGGTGGAGAAATGTAAAGAATTGCTCAAACTTATGGAGCCCGGTTTGGCCATGGTGATTGTTCACAGTAACGGAGATAGAAATACATTTGACAGGATTAGCGGCTCAGGTAAATCCAGGTATGCAGACATGCTGGCCATGACCTCACCGGAACTAAGAAAATTCATTGAAGATGAAGGGATTATTTTAACTACCTGGGCTGAAGTAATGGATAGAAGAAAAAAAGTGAAATGA